Proteins encoded in a region of the Methylobacterium radiotolerans JCM 2831 genome:
- a CDS encoding M16 family metallopeptidase, with amino-acid sequence MSLAETLVETTAQTVSSPTTALPVTTAPGIEAWHVESPVVPMIALAFTFEGGAAQDPAGKAGCAQMLARLLDEGAGDLTSDLFQERLAARAIELSFHAGADAVGGSLKMLVKHADEGIALLALALAKPRLDPDAIERVRAQIIAGLRYQQNDPGVLASRRFFKEAFAGHPYARPSSGTVESVTAITRDDLLAMHARIIGRGRVKVAAVGAIGAEQLAEGLNRAFGALPEAGELKAVPRTEVHDLGKRVIVDLDVPQSVIRFGMAGVPWRDPDFIPAYVLNHILGGGAFTSRLFQEVREKRGLAYSVGTSLVSHRSAAMTWGYTATKNERVGEALSVIGDEIGRLIADGPDDDELQKAKDYLTGSYALGFDTSTKIAHQLVQIAFEELGMDYIARRNAMVSAVTQADIRRAAARTFADGKMLVVAAGRPVGL; translated from the coding sequence ATGAGCTTGGCCGAGACTCTGGTCGAGACCACCGCCCAAACCGTCAGCTCGCCGACCACGGCGCTGCCGGTGACGACCGCCCCCGGCATCGAGGCGTGGCACGTCGAGTCGCCGGTGGTGCCGATGATCGCCCTGGCCTTCACCTTCGAGGGCGGCGCCGCCCAGGACCCGGCCGGCAAGGCCGGCTGCGCGCAGATGCTGGCGCGGCTCCTCGACGAGGGCGCCGGCGACCTCACCTCCGACCTGTTCCAGGAGCGGCTCGCCGCCCGGGCGATCGAGCTGTCGTTCCACGCGGGCGCCGACGCGGTCGGCGGCTCGCTGAAGATGCTGGTGAAGCACGCCGACGAGGGCATCGCGCTCCTCGCCCTGGCGCTGGCCAAGCCGCGCCTCGACCCCGACGCGATCGAGCGCGTCCGCGCCCAGATCATCGCCGGCCTGCGCTACCAGCAGAACGATCCGGGCGTGCTCGCCTCGCGCCGCTTCTTCAAGGAGGCCTTCGCCGGCCACCCCTACGCCCGCCCGTCCTCCGGCACCGTGGAGAGCGTGACGGCGATCACCCGGGACGACCTGCTGGCGATGCATGCCCGCATCATCGGCCGGGGCCGGGTGAAGGTGGCGGCGGTCGGCGCCATCGGCGCCGAGCAGCTCGCCGAGGGCCTGAACCGCGCCTTCGGGGCCCTGCCGGAGGCCGGCGAACTGAAGGCGGTGCCGCGCACCGAGGTGCACGATCTCGGCAAGCGCGTCATCGTCGACCTCGACGTGCCCCAGTCGGTGATCCGGTTCGGCATGGCCGGCGTGCCGTGGCGCGACCCGGACTTCATCCCGGCCTACGTGCTGAACCACATCCTCGGCGGCGGCGCCTTCACGTCCCGCCTGTTCCAGGAGGTGCGCGAGAAGCGCGGGCTGGCCTACTCGGTGGGCACCTCTCTGGTCAGCCACCGGTCGGCCGCGATGACCTGGGGCTACACCGCCACCAAGAACGAGCGCGTCGGCGAGGCCCTGTCGGTGATCGGCGACGAGATCGGCCGGCTGATCGCCGACGGGCCGGACGACGACGAGCTGCAGAAGGCCAAGGATTACCTGACCGGCTCCTACGCGCTCGGCTTCGACACCTCGACCAAGATCGCCCACCAGCTGGTGCAGATCGCCTTCGAGGAGCTGGGCATGGACTACATCGCCCGCCGCAACGCGATGGTGTCGGCCGTGACCCAGGCGGATATCCGCCGGGCCGCCGCCCGCACCTTCGCGGACGGCAAGATGCTGGTGGTCGCCGCCGGCCGGCCGGTCGGGCTCTGA
- a CDS encoding ring-cleaving dioxygenase, protein MQLTGIHHLTAVTARAAENVAFYTGTLGLRLVKKTVNQDDVSAYHLFYADGLASPGTDITFFDWPAPRERRGSSSITRTHLRVPGEGAVAWWHARLREAGLVEAEPVARDGRLTLDFEDPEGQRLALVDDGGTGPEHPWDGSPVPAAYQIRGLGPIRLSVPDPARTAAVLTEVLGMRRDRTFETGDGPVEVYAMGPGGPAAELQLLADRSAPARQGAGAVHHVAFRIPDGAYEAWADRLRAARVPSSGPVDRYYFRSLYFREPNGILFEIATDGPGFTADEPLETLGERLALPPFLEPRRAEIEAGLTPLRPGAPA, encoded by the coding sequence ATGCAGCTCACCGGTATTCACCACCTCACCGCGGTGACCGCGCGCGCGGCGGAGAACGTCGCCTTCTACACGGGCACGCTCGGGCTGCGGCTCGTGAAGAAGACGGTGAACCAGGACGACGTCTCGGCCTACCACCTGTTCTACGCCGACGGCTTGGCGAGCCCCGGCACCGACATCACCTTCTTCGACTGGCCGGCGCCCCGGGAGCGGCGGGGCTCCAGCAGCATCACCCGCACGCATCTGCGCGTCCCGGGCGAGGGCGCGGTGGCGTGGTGGCACGCGCGCCTGCGCGAGGCCGGCCTCGTCGAGGCCGAGCCGGTTGCGCGCGACGGGCGCCTCACCCTCGACTTCGAGGATCCGGAGGGCCAGCGCCTCGCCCTGGTGGACGATGGCGGGACCGGGCCGGAGCATCCCTGGGACGGATCGCCGGTGCCGGCCGCCTACCAGATCCGCGGCCTCGGCCCGATCCGGCTGTCGGTTCCGGACCCGGCCCGCACCGCCGCCGTGCTGACCGAGGTGCTCGGCATGCGCCGGGACCGCACCTTCGAGACGGGGGACGGCCCGGTGGAGGTCTACGCGATGGGACCCGGCGGCCCGGCCGCGGAGCTCCAGCTCCTGGCCGACCGGTCCGCGCCGGCCCGCCAGGGCGCGGGCGCGGTCCACCACGTCGCCTTCCGCATCCCGGACGGGGCGTACGAGGCCTGGGCCGACAGGCTCAGGGCGGCGCGGGTGCCGAGCAGCGGGCCGGTGGACCGCTACTACTTCCGCAGCCTCTATTTCCGCGAGCCCAACGGCATCCTGTTCGAGATCGCCACCGACGGGCCGGGCTTCACCGCGGACGAGCCCCTGGAGACCCTGGGCGAGCGCCTGGCCCTGCCGCCGTTCCTGGAGCCGCGCCGGGCCGAGATCGAGGCCGGGCTGACGCCGCTCCGGCCCGGCGCCCCCGCCTGA
- a CDS encoding ferredoxin--NADP reductase, translated as MSKFYEERVLSVHHWTDNLFSFRTTRDPAFRFRNGEFTMIGLEVEGRPLLRAYSVVSANYEEELEFFSIKVQDGPLTSKLQHLKVGDPIIVGKKPTGTLVLDNLLPGRNLYLLGTGTGLAPFLSIIKDPEAYDRFEKVVLVHGCRQVQELAYGETITETLPRHEFLGEMISNQLIYYPTVTREPFRNRGRITDLMVSGKLFEDIGLPPMSIENDRFMLCGSPDMIRDTRELLSSRGYEEGNHGEAAHYVIEKAFVEK; from the coding sequence ATGAGCAAGTTCTACGAGGAGCGCGTTCTGTCGGTCCACCACTGGACCGACAACCTGTTCTCGTTCCGCACGACGCGGGATCCGGCGTTCCGGTTCCGCAACGGCGAGTTCACCATGATCGGCCTGGAGGTCGAGGGCCGGCCGCTGCTGCGCGCCTACTCGGTGGTCTCGGCCAACTACGAGGAGGAGCTGGAGTTCTTCTCGATCAAGGTCCAGGACGGCCCGCTGACCTCGAAGCTGCAGCACCTGAAGGTCGGCGACCCGATCATCGTCGGCAAGAAGCCCACCGGCACGCTGGTGCTCGACAACCTGCTGCCGGGCCGCAACCTGTACCTGCTGGGCACCGGCACCGGGCTGGCACCGTTCCTGTCGATCATCAAGGATCCCGAGGCCTACGACCGGTTCGAGAAGGTCGTGCTTGTCCACGGCTGCCGGCAGGTGCAGGAGCTGGCCTACGGCGAGACCATCACCGAGACGCTGCCGCGCCACGAGTTCCTGGGCGAGATGATTTCGAACCAGCTGATCTACTACCCGACCGTCACCCGCGAGCCGTTCCGCAACCGCGGCCGGATCACCGACCTGATGGTCTCGGGCAAGCTGTTCGAGGATATCGGCCTGCCGCCGATGTCGATCGAGAACGACCGCTTCATGCTCTGCGGCAGCCCCGACATGATCCGCGACACCCGCGAGCTCCTGTCCTCCCGCGGCTACGAGGAGGGCAACCACGGCGAGGCCGCCCACTACGTCATCGAGAAGGCCTTCGTCGAGAAGTAG
- a CDS encoding helix-turn-helix domain-containing protein: protein MITAAQIRAGRGLLKWTQGVLASRAAVSVVTLNMIESEQVQPRTRTLAAIRAVLEGAGIRFVGDPQEGYGAILRPAPEAGSGDAPAQKSPARRTAPG, encoded by the coding sequence ATGATCACTGCCGCCCAGATCCGCGCCGGCCGCGGACTTCTCAAGTGGACGCAAGGGGTTCTCGCGAGCCGCGCCGCGGTCTCCGTCGTCACCCTGAACATGATCGAGAGCGAGCAGGTCCAGCCCCGCACCCGGACCCTCGCGGCGATCCGCGCGGTCCTCGAGGGGGCCGGCATCCGCTTCGTCGGCGACCCGCAGGAGGGCTACGGCGCGATCCTGCGCCCCGCCCCCGAGGCCGGATCCGGGGACGCGCCGGCACAGAAAAGCCCGGCGCGGCGGACCGCACCGGGCTGA
- a CDS encoding TROVE domain-containing protein, whose protein sequence is MTKLAQMFRLRATPQTEPIPGTVPNAAGGHAFAVGDWARLDRFLVLGSEGGSYYASPRALTAANAAAVQRCIAQDGARAVAAIVAVSEGGRAPKQDPAIFALALAAASADLATRRAALAALPRVCRTGTHLFQFAASVEAMRGWGRGLRRAVGDWYCAKPVEALAFQAVKYRTRQGWSHRDLLRLAHPETEEPARKALFDWICRGTVTEAAPGIVHAFARVQAPGVDGAVAAALVRSHGLPWEALPTGLMGSRAVNEALIERMPVGALVRQLGRLTAAGVLAPFSEGTEHVRAVLSDRERILRARLHPMALLLALATYASGRGQRGTLTWEPVAAIVEALNAAFYTAFGAVEPTGQRLVLALDVSGSMGASTVAGSTLTAREAAAAMALVTAATEERWQVLGFTAEAGRAWSQGAALTPLPIGPSTRLDQAVRATADLPFGATDCALPMRWALERGVKADAFVVYTDSETWAGPVHPVQALRAYREKTGIPAKLVVVALVSNGFSIADPEDPGMLDVVGFDTAAPAVIADFIRA, encoded by the coding sequence ATGACGAAGCTCGCACAGATGTTCCGGCTCCGCGCCACCCCGCAGACGGAGCCGATCCCCGGCACGGTGCCGAACGCCGCCGGAGGCCACGCCTTCGCGGTCGGCGACTGGGCGCGGCTCGACCGCTTCCTGGTCCTCGGCTCCGAGGGCGGCTCGTACTACGCGAGCCCGCGCGCCCTGACCGCCGCGAACGCGGCGGCGGTGCAGCGGTGCATCGCGCAGGACGGCGCCCGCGCGGTCGCCGCCATCGTGGCGGTGAGCGAGGGCGGCCGGGCTCCGAAGCAGGATCCGGCGATCTTCGCCCTGGCGCTGGCCGCCGCGTCGGCGGACCTCGCGACCCGGCGCGCGGCGCTCGCGGCCCTGCCGCGGGTCTGCCGCACCGGCACGCATCTGTTCCAGTTCGCCGCCTCGGTCGAGGCGATGCGCGGCTGGGGCCGGGGCCTGCGCCGGGCGGTCGGTGACTGGTACTGCGCCAAGCCCGTGGAGGCCCTGGCCTTCCAGGCGGTGAAGTACCGGACCCGCCAGGGCTGGTCGCACCGCGACCTGCTGCGGCTGGCCCATCCGGAGACGGAGGAGCCCGCCCGGAAGGCGCTGTTCGACTGGATCTGCCGCGGCACCGTGACCGAGGCCGCACCCGGGATCGTCCACGCCTTCGCGCGGGTGCAGGCGCCGGGCGTCGACGGGGCGGTGGCCGCCGCCCTGGTGCGCTCCCACGGCCTGCCCTGGGAGGCGCTGCCGACCGGGCTGATGGGCAGCCGCGCGGTGAACGAGGCCCTGATCGAGCGGATGCCGGTCGGAGCCCTCGTGCGCCAGCTCGGCCGCCTGACGGCCGCGGGGGTGCTCGCGCCCTTCTCCGAGGGCACCGAGCACGTCCGGGCGGTCCTGTCGGACCGGGAGCGGATCCTGCGGGCGCGCCTGCACCCGATGGCGCTGCTGCTGGCCCTCGCGACCTACGCCTCCGGGCGCGGTCAGCGGGGCACGCTCACCTGGGAGCCGGTGGCGGCGATCGTCGAGGCGCTGAACGCCGCGTTCTACACGGCGTTCGGCGCGGTCGAGCCCACGGGCCAGCGCCTCGTGCTGGCACTGGACGTCTCGGGCTCGATGGGCGCCAGCACGGTCGCGGGCTCGACGCTCACGGCCCGGGAGGCCGCCGCCGCGATGGCGCTCGTCACCGCGGCGACCGAGGAGCGCTGGCAGGTGCTGGGCTTCACCGCCGAGGCCGGCCGGGCCTGGAGCCAGGGGGCCGCGCTGACGCCGCTGCCGATCGGGCCGTCGACGCGACTCGATCAGGCGGTGCGGGCGACCGCCGACCTGCCGTTCGGCGCCACCGACTGCGCCCTGCCGATGCGCTGGGCGCTGGAGCGGGGCGTGAAGGCCGACGCGTTCGTGGTCTACACGGACTCGGAGACCTGGGCGGGGCCGGTCCACCCGGTCCAGGCGCTGCGGGCGTACCGGGAGAAGACCGGGATCCCGGCGAAGCTGGTGGTCGTGGCGCTGGTCTCCAACGGCTTCAGCATCGCCGACCCGGAGGATCCCGGCATGCTCGACGTGGTCGGCTTCGACACCGCGGCTCCGGCCGTGATCGCGGACTTCATCCGCGCGTGA
- a CDS encoding DUF3971 domain-containing protein, with translation MADETTPACRPRGKARRVGGVCLVSALALVLLVGAGVGLVALRLSNGPLQIDGLSRRVAAAVAERIGPGWSIGLRGSSLELDRENALSLRFSGLDIRNPQGDLVVRAPLALVSLDLWSLLRLNLQPRSIEFRETQTTALLHRDGSIAFAASEANHPVDVAPHTPPSVDGVRGTVSPLSAAIASIFGVVLDTGGVVGALDRARVTDARLRLIDEDGHERAVFARVNGLFGRDPVNGTRNFELRLDGPHGEWRFGGTLRDGADGQERSGVITLDDLPVTDLLLLSGQSGLPLTTDLKLSARADVSLTAGRIRTMNAKLHTGDGTFLIEEKDFNPVTVESLDASLDWDEANRVMSLTGLDYRGAGNAVHLTGTWKGGPPDASTAWTATLASRDATLRGATPQDAPVKIDALDAQLSGRDGGIAIDALTLSGPGVKGAITGTIGTSADDGGLTLHLAGHDGEVRTGLRLWPEHIAPPARTYLVDQLRRGRVDSVDIKVKMSGSVLAAATRGDPAPDDAVHIDFHVSDAAIDVTADAPPVTKGNVVGVITGRSTTVRNVTAEVHGPDGRGLAISDGSFVIPQITPDRVVAQIGMRLSGGADGMASVLQAKLFKSVMSVDLDPATIKGSADLRVDFPLDLKHIPDLPDLPVTLTGALADLSVDKVMGRDRLESGRFNLVYDRGAFTLKGDGRVAGAPMSVDLRQPKVGQPGEAVVNVSLDEAVRGRKGLPTAPQLTGTIPVRAVVQIGRPGSGKPPIRVEADLAKAGIDGLIPGLTKPPGKPGRLTFTLVDGGQTFELRDFALDAAPASARGTVSITQEGGLERADLSSVKLSPGDDLRVSLDRTGGGYKVVVRGAVADARPFLKSLGGPDSKGGREAKDANPKDIDADIQVPIVTGFNEEALTGATLKLALHGKTLRAANITGRFRAAPFAATVTRGERGVPTLAVESADAGATLRFVDVYRRMYGGRLTAGIGLNDGPQSGVVQIRDFILRNEPALSSIMAQGPEPTDAETARGRRVAPGRGAGDVTFDRMRANFVRTGTRVDFTDAAISNAAMGFTLSGWLDTGRERTDMTGTFVPLYGLNNVASQLPLLGPLLGGGHNEGLFAVNFRVSGKLASPDVSVNPLSAIAPGFLRKLFSAGGGPFADGMPGVPQQ, from the coding sequence ATGGCGGACGAGACAACGCCGGCATGCAGGCCTCGGGGGAAGGCGCGACGCGTCGGCGGCGTCTGCCTCGTGAGCGCCCTCGCGCTGGTGCTGCTCGTCGGCGCCGGTGTCGGCCTCGTGGCCCTGCGCCTGTCGAACGGGCCGCTGCAGATCGACGGCCTGTCGCGCCGCGTCGCCGCCGCCGTGGCCGAGCGGATCGGACCCGGCTGGAGCATCGGGCTGCGCGGCAGCAGCCTGGAGCTCGACCGCGAGAACGCGCTGAGCCTGCGCTTCTCCGGCCTCGACATCCGCAACCCGCAGGGTGACCTCGTGGTGCGCGCGCCCCTGGCGCTCGTCAGCCTCGACCTCTGGAGTCTCCTGCGGCTCAACCTGCAGCCGCGCTCGATCGAGTTCCGCGAGACGCAGACCACCGCGCTGCTGCACCGGGACGGCTCCATCGCCTTCGCGGCCTCGGAGGCCAACCACCCGGTCGACGTCGCGCCGCACACGCCGCCGAGCGTGGACGGGGTGCGCGGCACCGTGTCGCCGCTCTCGGCCGCGATCGCGTCGATCTTCGGGGTCGTCCTCGATACGGGCGGCGTGGTCGGCGCCCTCGACCGCGCCCGCGTCACCGACGCGCGGCTGCGGCTGATCGACGAGGACGGGCACGAGCGCGCGGTCTTCGCGCGGGTCAACGGCCTGTTCGGGCGCGACCCGGTCAACGGGACCCGGAACTTCGAATTGCGGCTCGACGGGCCGCACGGCGAGTGGCGCTTCGGCGGCACGCTGCGCGACGGCGCGGACGGGCAGGAGCGCTCGGGCGTCATCACCCTCGACGACCTGCCGGTCACCGATCTCCTGCTGCTCTCGGGCCAGTCCGGCCTGCCGCTGACCACCGACCTGAAGCTCTCGGCCCGCGCCGACGTCAGCCTGACGGCCGGCCGCATCCGGACCATGAACGCCAAGCTCCACACCGGCGACGGCACGTTCCTGATCGAGGAGAAGGACTTCAACCCGGTCACGGTCGAGAGCCTCGACGCCTCGCTGGACTGGGACGAGGCCAACCGCGTGATGTCGCTCACCGGCCTGGACTATCGCGGGGCCGGCAACGCCGTGCACCTCACGGGGACGTGGAAGGGCGGCCCGCCCGACGCGAGCACGGCCTGGACCGCGACGCTGGCGAGCCGCGACGCCACCTTACGCGGTGCGACCCCGCAGGACGCGCCGGTGAAGATCGACGCCCTCGACGCGCAGCTCTCGGGCCGCGACGGCGGCATCGCCATCGACGCGCTGACCCTGTCGGGGCCCGGCGTGAAGGGCGCCATCACCGGCACGATCGGCACCAGCGCCGACGACGGCGGCCTGACCCTGCACCTCGCCGGCCACGACGGCGAGGTCCGCACCGGGCTGCGGCTCTGGCCGGAGCACATCGCCCCGCCGGCCCGGACCTACCTGGTGGACCAGCTCCGCCGCGGCCGCGTCGATTCCGTCGACATCAAGGTGAAGATGTCCGGCTCGGTCCTGGCCGCCGCGACCCGGGGCGACCCGGCCCCGGACGACGCCGTCCACATCGACTTCCACGTCTCGGACGCGGCCATCGACGTCACCGCCGACGCGCCGCCCGTGACCAAGGGCAACGTCGTCGGCGTGATCACCGGGCGCTCGACCACGGTGCGCAACGTGACCGCCGAGGTCCACGGGCCGGACGGGCGCGGGCTCGCCATCTCGGACGGCAGCTTCGTCATCCCGCAGATCACCCCCGACCGGGTCGTGGCCCAGATCGGGATGCGGCTCTCCGGCGGCGCCGACGGCATGGCCTCCGTGCTCCAGGCCAAGCTGTTCAAGAGCGTGATGAGCGTCGACCTCGACCCCGCCACGATCAAGGGCAGCGCCGACCTGCGGGTCGACTTCCCCCTCGACCTCAAGCACATCCCCGACCTGCCGGACCTGCCGGTGACGCTGACCGGCGCGCTGGCCGACCTCTCGGTCGACAAGGTGATGGGCCGGGACCGGCTCGAGTCGGGCCGGTTCAACCTCGTCTACGACCGGGGCGCCTTCACGCTGAAGGGCGACGGACGGGTCGCGGGCGCGCCCATGTCGGTCGACCTGCGCCAGCCGAAGGTCGGGCAGCCCGGCGAGGCGGTGGTCAACGTGTCGCTCGACGAGGCGGTCCGCGGCCGCAAGGGCCTGCCGACCGCGCCGCAGCTCACCGGCACCATCCCGGTCCGCGCGGTGGTGCAGATCGGCCGGCCGGGATCCGGCAAGCCGCCGATCCGGGTCGAGGCGGATCTGGCGAAGGCCGGGATCGACGGGCTGATCCCGGGGCTGACCAAGCCCCCGGGCAAGCCGGGGCGGCTCACCTTCACCCTCGTCGACGGCGGCCAGACCTTCGAGCTGCGCGACTTCGCCCTCGACGCGGCCCCGGCGAGCGCGCGCGGCACCGTCTCGATCACCCAGGAGGGCGGCCTCGAGCGGGCGGACCTGAGCAGCGTCAAGCTCTCCCCCGGCGACGATCTGCGCGTGAGCCTCGACCGCACCGGCGGCGGCTACAAGGTCGTGGTCCGGGGGGCGGTGGCCGACGCCCGGCCGTTCCTGAAATCCCTGGGCGGCCCCGACTCCAAGGGCGGCCGGGAGGCGAAGGACGCGAATCCGAAGGATATCGACGCCGACATCCAGGTGCCCATCGTCACCGGCTTCAACGAGGAGGCGCTGACCGGCGCCACCCTGAAGCTCGCCCTGCACGGGAAGACCCTGCGGGCCGCCAACATCACCGGGCGCTTCCGCGCCGCGCCCTTCGCCGCCACGGTCACCCGCGGCGAGCGCGGCGTGCCGACCCTGGCGGTGGAATCGGCCGATGCCGGCGCGACGCTGCGGTTCGTCGACGTGTACCGGCGGATGTATGGCGGCCGGCTGACGGCCGGGATCGGCCTCAACGACGGCCCGCAATCCGGCGTCGTCCAGATCCGCGACTTCATCCTGCGCAACGAGCCCGCGCTGTCGAGCATCATGGCGCAGGGCCCGGAGCCGACCGACGCGGAGACGGCCCGCGGCCGCCGGGTCGCCCCGGGCCGGGGGGCGGGCGACGTCACCTTCGACCGCATGCGCGCCAATTTCGTGCGCACCGGTACCCGCGTCGACTTCACCGACGCGGCGATCTCGAACGCCGCCATGGGGTTCACCCTGTCGGGCTGGCTCGATACCGGCCGCGAGCGCACCGACATGACCGGCACCTTCGTGCCGCTCTACGGCCTGAACAACGTGGCCTCGCAGCTGCCGCTGCTCGGGCCGCTGCTCGGCGGCGGCCACAACGAGGGCCTGTTCGCGGTCAATTTCCGCGTCTCCGGCAAGCTCGCCTCGCCGGACGTGAGCGTGAACCCGCTCTCGGCGATCGCCCCGGGCTTCCTGCGCAAGCTGTTCAGCGCCGGCGGCGGCCCCTTCGCGGACGGGATGCCGGGCGTCCCGCAGCAATAG
- a CDS encoding peroxiredoxin, with amino-acid sequence MPLSEGDPAPDFDLPASGGGRVGLSALRGHKVVLYFYPKDDTSGCTLEAQDFNGLLPAFAEADAKVVGLSPDPVKSHDKFCGKYGLTFPLAADEDKTVLEAYGVWVEKSMYGRKYMGVERTTVLVDREGRVARIWPKVKVPGHAEAVLAAARALP; translated from the coding sequence ATGCCGCTGTCAGAGGGGGATCCCGCCCCCGATTTCGACCTTCCCGCCTCGGGCGGAGGGCGCGTGGGACTGTCCGCGCTCCGCGGTCACAAAGTCGTGCTCTACTTCTACCCGAAGGACGACACGAGCGGATGCACGCTGGAGGCGCAGGACTTCAACGGTCTGCTGCCGGCCTTCGCGGAGGCGGACGCCAAGGTCGTCGGCCTGTCGCCGGACCCGGTGAAGAGCCACGACAAGTTCTGCGGCAAGTACGGCCTGACCTTCCCGCTCGCCGCGGACGAGGACAAGACCGTGCTCGAGGCCTACGGCGTCTGGGTCGAGAAGAGCATGTACGGGCGCAAGTACATGGGCGTGGAGCGCACCACCGTGCTGGTCGACCGGGAGGGGCGCGTCGCCAGGATCTGGCCGAAGGTGAAGGTGCCCGGCCACGCCGAGGCCGTCCTGGCGGCCGCCCGCGCGCTGCCCTGA
- a CDS encoding M23 family metallopeptidase, translating to MQSPKFLARLRPHRPTPWLAAGLALALAWALGASYLIVFHDDVLAGFVARQAALRDAYEARIGELLDRLDRDRSDRAGSEAGLADRVAAALERQAELERRTAALADLARQALPEPSATGALPGRPDGARGGGYDDLFLRPTEGPAPEPRSARDPLPRRGAREAETGLIRLEARLDGVQAAQGERLAGLAARAGDAVRRLRGLIGRTGLDPDRLDPDRTGAAAPAAGLGGPFVPLDGRALDGRALDGTGFAEGLALARRTLDDGERLRRLAATLPLGRPIRGPSAVSSPFGTRLDPFTRGLALHTGLDLKAEYGEPARATAPGRVIAAEAAGGYGNMVEIDHGHGVSTRFGHLARIAVRPGQRVAAGDVVGAVGSTGRSTGAHLHYETRIDGEPVDPQRFLEVGATVAAAGLGAD from the coding sequence ATGCAGTCTCCGAAGTTCCTCGCGCGTCTCAGGCCGCACCGGCCGACCCCCTGGCTCGCCGCCGGCCTCGCCCTGGCGCTGGCCTGGGCGCTCGGGGCCTCCTACCTGATCGTGTTCCACGACGACGTGCTGGCCGGCTTCGTGGCCCGGCAGGCCGCCCTGCGCGACGCCTACGAGGCGCGCATCGGCGAGCTCCTGGACCGGCTCGACCGCGACCGGAGCGACCGGGCGGGGAGCGAGGCGGGGCTGGCCGACCGGGTCGCGGCCGCCCTGGAGCGCCAGGCCGAGCTGGAGCGGCGCACCGCCGCCCTCGCCGACCTCGCGCGGCAGGCCCTGCCAGAGCCGTCCGCCACCGGCGCCCTGCCCGGTCGGCCCGACGGAGCGCGCGGCGGGGGCTACGACGATCTCTTCCTGCGTCCGACCGAGGGGCCGGCTCCGGAGCCGCGCTCCGCCCGCGATCCCCTGCCGCGGCGCGGCGCGCGCGAGGCCGAGACCGGGCTGATCCGGCTGGAGGCCCGGCTCGACGGCGTTCAGGCGGCCCAGGGCGAGCGCCTCGCCGGGCTGGCCGCCCGGGCCGGGGACGCGGTGCGGCGGCTGCGCGGCCTGATCGGCCGCACCGGTCTCGACCCTGACCGCCTCGATCCCGACCGCACCGGCGCGGCCGCACCGGCCGCCGGGCTGGGCGGACCGTTCGTGCCTCTGGACGGCCGCGCCCTTGACGGCCGCGCCCTGGACGGCACCGGCTTCGCGGAGGGCCTCGCCCTGGCCCGGCGGACGCTCGACGACGGCGAGCGCCTGCGCCGGCTCGCCGCCACGCTGCCCCTGGGCCGCCCGATCCGGGGCCCCTCGGCCGTGTCGAGCCCGTTCGGCACGCGCCTCGATCCCTTCACCCGCGGCCTCGCCCTGCATACCGGGCTCGACCTGAAGGCGGAGTACGGCGAGCCCGCCCGCGCCACCGCGCCGGGCCGGGTGATCGCCGCCGAGGCCGCGGGCGGCTACGGCAACATGGTCGAGATCGACCACGGCCACGGCGTCAGCACCCGGTTCGGCCATCTCGCCCGCATCGCGGTCCGCCCCGGGCAGCGCGTGGCCGCGGGCGACGTAGTCGGCGCCGTCGGCTCGACGGGGCGCTCCACCGGGGCGCATCTCCACTACGAGACCCGCATCGACGGCGAGCCGGTGGATCCGCAGCGCTTCCTGGAGGTCGGCGCCACCGTCGCGGCGGCCGGGCTCGGCGCCGACTGA
- a CDS encoding Uma2 family endonuclease yields MALAAMRDARMDVSEFRLWVEGRPAHERWELLDGEPVLMAPPRERHRRIVMNLAGRLDALAEPRGCRAMPGLAILSAAMDDFAPIPDVVVRCGPPLPEGYAADPLLVAEVLSPSTMSLDRGRKIDFYRTVPSLAVLLIVYSDEARVEVWRRAGDAWSVAALGLDGTVSLPELDGAVPVRDLYRGLAF; encoded by the coding sequence ATGGCTCTGGCCGCGATGCGCGACGCGCGGATGGATGTGTCCGAGTTCAGGCTCTGGGTGGAGGGCCGGCCCGCGCACGAGCGCTGGGAGCTGCTCGACGGCGAGCCCGTGCTCATGGCGCCGCCGCGGGAGCGGCATCGGCGAATCGTCATGAACCTGGCGGGACGACTCGACGCCCTGGCGGAGCCGCGAGGCTGCCGCGCCATGCCGGGGCTGGCGATCCTCAGCGCCGCGATGGACGATTTCGCCCCGATCCCCGACGTGGTGGTGCGGTGCGGGCCGCCGCTGCCGGAGGGCTACGCCGCCGACCCGCTCCTCGTCGCCGAGGTGCTCTCGCCCTCGACCATGAGTCTCGACCGCGGCCGGAAGATCGACTTCTACCGGACCGTGCCGAGCCTCGCGGTGCTGCTGATCGTCTATTCCGACGAGGCGCGGGTCGAGGTCTGGCGGCGCGCGGGCGACGCCTGGAGCGTCGCGGCCCTCGGGCTCGACGGCACCGTGTCGCTGCCGGAGCTCGACGGCGCCGTGCCGGTGCGCGACCTCTACCGCGGTCTCGCCTTCTGA